A stretch of DNA from bacterium:
CTCGAATTCTGTTTGATAGCGATATAAAAATTCTGCGGTTCGGATATTTTCCTTTGATTCCTCCTGCAATTCCGGAAACTGCGAAAATACCTTTTCAATATCGCGTTCAACCTGTTGGGGTAACGTAACTGTAGTCTGTAATTGTTGCGCTTGGTACAAAGCGGATTTCGTTTCTGCGGTCAAACTCGGAACGGAATACATATACAGTAATTCTATAGCTTCACTTTTCACGTAGTTACTTAACGTATCATCATTCAGAATATTCCGCAATTGCGTGATGATATTATCTACTTGGCTTGGTTCAACCGTATCCTTCCATTGTTCGAATTGATGGAGTAACCGGGTTTCTTTCTCCTGATGCGATATCGCACGTTCAATCAGTTTAAATAAATGTTCTATTTCATTCCCGACTCGACTTTTACTAATCACATATTTCGCACCATATTCTTTCGCCAGCGCCCCTTCATCAAAAGTACCGACTGCGGAGATAAGAATAATTGGTATTTCCGGTCGTTTCGCTTGCAGTTCTTTAATCAAATCTAACCCTTCGGTTCTGGTGCGCATATCCAAATCGGTAACGACCACCTGCGGCGTCTCGCGTTCGATTGTAGCCATCGCTTCGGTAGCGTTTTCCGCTTCAATGACATGATAGTTCCGAAGGAGCAGATTCCGTTTAACTGCCTGACGATATAACGGGTTATCATCTACGATAAGAATCGTTTTTCGCATAATCTAAAACCTTATTCGTTGAATAAATCCATTATAATATCCAATAAAAATATAAAATGTTCAATAGTTTCGATCGAATATTAGTTCACCTTATTTCTAAGCGCAACAATTCCAACCTCTGATTTCAGGGTTCATGACTCGGTAATTCTATACAGAACGTTGCGCCACCAGTAGGATTATTCCGCGCACTAATTTTACCGCCGTGGAATTCACTGATAATTGTCTGCACCCACGCCAATCCCAACCCACCAGCGGCATCTTTATCTTTCGTTGAATAACCATAATTGAATAACCGTTTAGTTTGCTCTTCAGGAATGAGATTACCGCGTTCATCGCGAATACCCCAACCGTTATCTTTGATGAGAATCGTTATCCGACCATTTTCTTTATTGATGGTTGTTTGTAAGGTTACAGTTCCATTCAACGGTTGGGAAATACTCGCCAGTTTAATCGCTTCCAAAGCATTGGTTATGAGATTAAAGATTGCTAATTTGAATAAGCGTGGTTCTAGTTCGATTTGTGGGAGCTCGTTATCCAGCTCAAGTAAAAACTCTATTTTCCCGGCAGTAGATAATCGAAACAAATCTACCATACCCAGTAAAAGTTGATTCAGGTCAACCAGTTCATATTTCGGTTTTTTCAAATACGCAAATGCGCGATAGATATCAACTATTTCTTGCAGGAATTCGGTATTATTTTTCAATCCTTGAATCGCATCAATAAACAATGTTTTTTGGTTCGGCGGTAATGCGTTCGGGTCAAATTGTTCGATTAACGATTGTAAGGTATTTAAATCCCAGCGGGTTGCTGCAATGACATTGGTTAAATCGTGCCCTAAATTCCGGGCGAGATTGATACTCACCTGATTTTTCTCTTGGTCAATCAATCGGCGTTGATATTCTTTCTTTTGCAACGCCAAACTCATTTGCTGAGCAATAAACGTAACAATTTCCTTATCTTGTTCGGTAAACGCGCTATATTTCTGGGACGAGCTGACTGCGAGTAATTCGATACTATCCTCTTTTGTACTCACGGGACAGAGGACTAAAGATTGCGTCTGAAAATAATCCAGCAGCACGTTTGCCGATTCTTCCGAACGATGGAGTATCATCGCACGATTCGTTTGTCCCAATTCTACTAAACGTTTATATAATGGCGTATCGAGCGGAATTTTTTCTTTTACATGATATACTTCAAGTTGGTGCGTTTGCTTATCCAGAAGCAGCAGTGACACCCGGTCATATTTCATCTGTTGTTCGACGATGTTACATATTTGCGCAATCGTTTCTTCAATAGTCAAATTCGGTTGGGATGCTACTAATTCCGCTATTTTTAAGTTTACGGTTAACAGTTTGGTATTTCGTGCCATCCGATTATATACATGTTCAATCAACGTTTTCGGCTTCCGAATAACTTCGATTGTTTCAAGGTCTGGAATCGATAAATGGTCAACCACGCGTTTAACCGGCAGGAGAAACCAGCGCATGATTAATCCATAGAGCCCGATTAAACATATCGGGATCAATAGCGCATAGTGAACATACCGACGGGTTAATTGCTCTATTTCCGGTGAATTGATTGGCGATGTATAATATGCAACTAATCGGCCATATTCCTTATCGCCAACACTAATACTAATCTGGGTTAAATGCGAAAAAGAACGGGAAATCAGGCAATTATTCCGATTATTCATCCGGCGGAACTTCGCTTTATCTTCATAACTAAATTTAACCGTATTATTATTGGTAAACAGTTCAATCCCATAAATGATACTTTCTGGATTCGCTACGATTTGTTCAACCAGTTTCTTGAATTCCAAATAATTTTGTGAGTTGCCTTGCGTTAACACCTGGATAGATAATTCGGTAAGTTGGGTGGTATAAGTCTGCCGCAGGTCGGCAAAATACCGATTCGGATTACTCACAATCAGACTATTTTTTTCCCGTTGAAAGGTTACTTCGAGATAATATAATACTGCACCAATAGCTAAGATTAACCCTAGCGTAGCAAATAGGATAACAGAATAATTTCGGAGTGTTTGAATAAATCGAACGATTCGTTTCACAGTATATCACTCGCATTGGAATACTAACCGTTGCTATGTCTTGATTTTCTTTTTCGTTAAGTCAATAATCAGTGGTACTTCCTTACAATCAGGGAATTTAACGCATTTAATACATTCAGTCCAGATTTTATGCGGCAATAATGAACGGTCAATTTTTCTGAAACCGAGTTTCATAAAAAATTTCGGTTTATAGGTTAATGCAAAAACTCGATAGACACCGAGTTTTTTCGCTTCGGTTAAACAGGCGGTAACCAGTTGTTTTCCTAAACCTTGATTCTGATACGCACTCGATACCGCAAGTGATTTTAGTTCCGCTAAATCCTTCCAGGTAATATGTAAAGCACCGCAGGCAACAATTTTCCCGTTATGTTCAACCACAAAAAAATCTCGCAGATTTTCATACAGTTCACTCTGCGACCGTGGTAACATTTCATCTAACGCCGCGAAATGATTGATTAATTCTTGGATTTGGGTTACGTCTTGGATTTTTGCTTTTCGTAATTTCAACTAGTTTTTCCCCTCCCACATAGAGTATGACCAACGGTATAGATAAAGTTTTTCTTTCGTTACCGTTAGCAGGTATCACAGACACACCGATAGAATATTATCCTCTACGATACAATGTCGATTATTTTTAAATACAATGAGTTCGATAAATCGTGTAAAATTTCAATAACTTCAGGATAAAAATCCGGCGAAACCCAAAGCTGAATCAACCCTAATTTCGCATCATCCGTTCGAACCACAGCAAACCCAGGATATCCCTCGAAAATATTGTTCAGATATCCAATCTCCCGAGGGTTAATCTGACATCGGATAGTAATGGTATTCATCGCTTAAGGTCACGGTAATATTAGTACTTTGAACGGAATATTGACATGTGGATATACTTCTCACCGGATAGTTCTGATTTCCGCAGTATTCGATTCATTCGTTCGTAATCGTTCTATTTCCGCAGGGACACGGGCATGGAGTAACGCGGTTTCAAACGATATTTTTTCTTGTAAATATAACTCTTTGAGCGCTCGATCCATCGTAATCATTCCATCGCGCATCGAAGTCTCCATCTGGCTATGGAGCTGATGCGTTTTATTCTCACGGATAAGACTCCCGATAGCAGGCGTGTTAATCATGATTTCTACCGCTAGCACCCGCCCTTTTTTATCCGCACGAATTAATAGCTGTTGTGCAACTACCGCTAACAATGTCGCCGCTAATTGAGTCCGCACCTGCGGTTGCTGATGTGGCGGAAAAACATCGATGATTCGATCGATCGATTGCGGTGCGTTATTCGTATGTAACGTTGCTAACACGAGATGCCCGGTTTCCGCTGCGGTTAATGCTGCAGAAATCGTTTCTAAATCTCGCATTTCACCTATCAGGATAACGTCAGGATCTTGTCGCAACACATATTTTAACGCGCCAGCAAACGATTCGGTATCGGTATTAACCTCACGCTGGTCAACAATACTTTTCTTATGATGATGGACATATTCAATCGGGTCTTCAATCGCAATAACATGGCATCGGCGATGGTTGTTGATATAATCAATAATTGCGGCTAACGTTGTAGTTTTCCCATGTCCAGTCGGTCCCGTGATCAGAATCAATCCTTGATGTCGTAACGCTAACGATGCAATCACCTTGGGTAAACCTAATTCAGCAAATGACGGGATACGCGATGGGATAGCGCGTATTGCACAGGATAACGACCCGCGCTGGTAATATACATTGACCCGGAACCGATTCTCCTGATGGAATCCTAACGAGAAATCTAACTCTTTCTTCAGTTTGACTTTCTCTTGCTGTTCGATACTCAACATACTATTGATTAACCGTGCAGTATCTCCTGGGGTTAGGATACCAAAATCTGTCGGAACTAATTCGCCATGGATTCGTAGTATCGGCGGTGCACCTGCGGTGAGTAATAAATCAGAAGCGTTCTTTTCAATCGCTAAATTTAATAACGTCTCTATTTTCAATTCACTCATAGTACTATCTTTTACCTGAAGGTTAGGAAACGTTCTCCTTTAAGGTTTGCTGACTATTAATACATATCATGGACAGATTTCGCTTTCACGCCAGTAACGATACCTTCAACACTCTGTTTAAATTCTTCCGGACTCGTCGCATTAGCAATTGCTTCTTCATAGGTTATAAGATTCTTACGATAAAGTTTCAAAAGCGATTGATTGAAAGTCTGCATGCCATAGTATTCCCCTTGTTCAATATACGTCGCAAGTTCGGTAGTTTTCCCTTCTAAAAGCAGTTTTTTAATCGTCGGCGTAACTACCATAACCTCAACTGCAGGAACTCGACCGACACCACTCGCTCTCGGTAATAGACGCAACGAGATGACACCACGCAAACACAACGCTAATTCTAACCGAATCTGCTGCTGCAAATATGCCGGGAAATAATTGATAATCCGTTCGATAGTAGTTGTAGCGTCTATAGTATGCAACGTTGAAAAAACTAAATGACCGGTTTCCGCAGCGGATATCGCCGTTGAAATGGTCTCTAAATCCCGCATTTCTCCGATCATAATCACATCCGGACTCTGCCGAAGTACATGCCGTAACGCTTCCGCAAATGAAATGGTATCCAACCCGATTTCCCGCTGATTGATGATACTCAGATTATCTTCATGGACAAATTCAATCGGGTCTTCAATAGTCATAATATGACATTTCCGAGTATTATTGATATGATTCAACATTGCCGCTAAACAGGTGGATTTCCCGCTGCCGGTTGTTCCAGTTACCAAAACCAATCCACGCGGTAATTCCGCTAATTCTTGCACGACCGGCGGTAGGGTTAATTCTTCAAACGTTAACGTCGGTCGTCGAACTAATCGTAGCACCATGCCCATGGTTCCGCGCTGACGGAAAACATTTATCCGAAACCGACCTACTCCACTTAACCCATAGGCTAAATCCATTTCCCAGGTTCGTTCAAACTGTGCTAGCTGTTCTTCGCTCATTAACTTTTTAGCGATACTTTGCACATCTTCCTGTTTTAACGCAGTAGCTTTCATCGGATAGAGTTTTCCATCAACGCGCATCACCGGCGGTCGACCGACTTTAATATACAAATCGGACGCATTCGAAAACGCCATTTTCTTAAGTAATTCTTCGATTTCCATAATCTTACCTCCTTAACGACGAAACACCAAATCGTGCTGCCGATTGAACAATATGGTATTGCTCTTTATCGAGATAACAGAAACACCACTACTGCTAATGCAACCACACCGCCAACTAACTGACCGAAAACAACCAAACCATGGTACACCTGTTTTTTGAACGTATCTTTCGTTAATGCTGCTACGACCACGGCAATAATTGCACTTAACGCTAAAAAATAAAATATATTCTGTATCGCTAGCATAATCAAGTTTGGATTGCGGATTGTACGTTACGGATAGCGGCGCGATAAGTATCTAACGCATCTAACACTACAAAAAAGTTTAATGACCCGGAAACTACCATGTATAATGTTCCTACTTCGTAGGTAACCGCAGCGAGATTCCCGACATGGAACCACGGGGTTAATTCTAATAGAGACATCAATCCATTCCCTAAACCGAATATGAACACAAAAATATTGACGATATTAAATTCCGGTGAAGAAAGTTTTAATACCGGAAACGCTATTTCTCCTTTAAGCCACATCCCCCAGAGAAATAATCCGTTAAGTAACAGGAAAAAAAGCCAACCTTTTTTGATAAGTCCGAGATACCAATGCCCACTTCCTGGAACCAACCAACCTAAAATACACAGGAACACACAATGCCGTTTTTCTTTCCCAGTCAACGGCCGTTGTGCGGATTCAACTGGTTTTTGTTTTTTCGTCTCTTTGGAAGCAGTCCGTAGTCGTTTCGTCGCCATAGTGAGTTATATCAATCGTTAACTAAAATCAACTTCTGAAGAATCTCCAACATTCAGTTTATTAAATTTGCCATTTACACTCGCTTTATCGCCGACGACTGATTCTGCGAGTAAAATATTTTTAACCACCGCATTTTTATTGATGATACTGTTTTTGATCACCGAATTGCTGATAAACGAATTATCCGCTATAGATACATAGGGACCGATAATTGAATTCTCTATGGTAACGGTATCAGCAATGAATACTGGCGGGATAATGATTGACCCTTCAACCGAAACTTCATGGTGGATTTGTTCCAGAATATACCGATTGGTTTCCAGCAACGTTTCTGGTTTCCCGCAATCATACCAGCCGTCAATTAAAAAGGTTTTGATTTTTTCATCTCGTTCAATCATCATCTGGAGCGCATCGGTTAATTGATATTCCCCTTTCGTTCGAATATCGTTCGTAATCAATTCATCCAGACATTTAAACAACAAATTGCTATTTTTGATGTAATAAATCCCGACGATAGCTAAATCGGTTTTCGGTTCATCCGGTTTCTCAACCAGTCGGGAAATAAACCCATTTTTCATTTCAACGATTCCGAACCGATGCGGGTCGCGGACATTCTTAACGCCGATAGCGCTATATTCTCCATTCAGCACAGAGTGTAAATCCGCTTTGAATATGGTATCACCAAGAATAATCAAGATCGGTTCATCTTTCACATAATATCGTGCGAGATGAATTGCATGGCCTAATCCTTTCAATTCTTCTTGACGGACATAATAGGATTTAAACCGATAGGTTGCATCAACGTATTCGGTGATCATTTCACCGAGATACCCGATAATGAAAATGATTTCGGTTACCCCTAACGATTCTAATTCATCTAATATATGGCCAAGAATCGGTTTGCCAGCAACATAAATCAACGCTTTCGGAACGGTATGAGTATGTGGTTTCAACCGGGTTCCTGCCCCGGCAACAGGAATAATTGCTTTCATAGGTTTCCTTTATTTTAAATTCAATTTTATCAATTTAACTGTTGAATATACCATAACTTTCGAATGCTTTTCAAATCCACATACTGCTAAACGGAATCTGCATGTACATAAAACCGTTATTTCTCTCTTGACACAACTAGCTAATCTCGGTTAAATTAGTTACTAAATTAGTTAAGTATATTGTATTCAATATATCAAAATTTATCAAATCACTGCTAGATTTTTTGAAAGGAGTATCAAACGATGAAAAAGAGATATTTATTAACTCCTGGTCCGGTAGAAGTCCCGCCGAAAGTTTTACTCGCGATGGCACAACCGATGATTCACCATCGTGCGCCGGATTACATCCCGTTATTTCGTGAAGTGAATGAAGGATTAAAATATGTGTTTCAGACCAAGAATCAGGTATATACGTTTGCGTCATCTGGAACCGGTGCAATGGAAGCGGCAGTAGTCAACATTCTTTCACCTGGGGATAACGTTATCACGGTACAAGGCGGTAAATTCGGTGAACGATGGACTGAGATAGCTCGCGCATACGGTGCAAATCCGATTGTCATTGATGTCCCTTGGGGAGAAGCGGTATCCGCTGAAGTGATTGACCAGAAGCTGAAAGAGCATCCAGACGTTAAAGCGGTATATATAACATTATGTGAGACCTGTACTGGCGTGGTAACTGATGCGCAAGCTATTGGCGCGGTAGTAAAAAACTATCCGGCAGTATTAGTGGTTGATGCGATTAGCGCGCTCGGTTCAATTCCCTGCAAAACTGATGAATGGAATTTGGATATAGTCGTTGCCGGGTCACAAAAAGCGCTGATGATTCCGCCGGGATTAGCGTTTTGTTCCGTGAGTGAAAAAGCGTGGCAACTCGTTGAAACAGCGAAAATGCCGAAATTCTACTGGTCATTTAAAGCGGCGAAGAAAAATCTGGAAAAAGACCAGACTGCGTTTACGCCTGCGATATCACTGATTGTTGGACTTAAAGAGTCGTTAGCGATGATTAAAGAAGAAGGGCTCGAAAATGTTTGGGCGCGACATCATCGGCTAGCGAGTGCAATGCGGGCAGGCGTGGTTGCGTTAGGGTTGGAACTATATGCAAAAGTTCCTGCGGATACGGTTACGGCAATTAAGGTTCCGCAAGGGATTGATGGGAAAGCGTGGGTTAAGTTATTACGAGATAAATACGGTTTAACCGTAGCTGGTGGTCAATCGCAACTTGAAGGGAAAATTATACGGATTGCGCAAATGGGATATTCGGATACGTTCGATGTTACCATTGCGTTATCTGCATTAGAATTATCGTTAAGCGATTTAGGGTTCCCGGTTAAACTCGGTGAAGGAATTAAAGCTGCTGAATCTGTTCTATTACAAAAATAGCCGGGTAACCTGAATCGGCGATAACATAACCGTACGCTGGGATTGATTTTTTCCCGAACCGTGCTGTTTGTTCACAGTTCTCATTGGTTAGTTCTTTAATACTATTATCAAGGAGGTATGCAAATGAAAATATTAGTGAGCGACCCATTATCAGAAAAAGGATTAGAGATTCTTAAATCAGAACCTGGGATAGAAGTAGATGTGAAACCTAAAATGTCGAAAGAAGAATTGCTCGCCTGTATAGGGAACTACGATGCGCTGGTAGTCCGTAGTGAAACGAAAGTTACGAAAGAGGTTATTGAAGCGGGTAAAAATCTTAAACTAATCGGCCGGGCGGGAGTCGGACTCGATAATGTTGATGTAGAAGCGGCATCAAAACGTGGGATAATTGTTATGAACACGCCGGGCGGGAACACCATTTCGACTGCAGAACAAACCATGGCGTTATTATTATCCTTATCGCGGAATATCCCGCAAGCGGTTGCTTCGCTGAAAGCGAAAAAATGGGATCGGAAAAAATATACCGGCGTTGAAGTGAATGGGAAAACGTTAGGTATCCTTGGTCTCGGTCGTATCGGCGCTGAAGTCGCAAAACGAGCGCAAGCGTTCGGAATGAAAGTTATCGCGAATGACCCATTTATCGCACCGGAACGAGCGCAACAACTCGGGGTTGAACTAGTTAAAAAAAGTGATTTAATTAAACGGGCGGACTATATCACGGTTCACACGCCACTCACTGCAGAAACCAAATCATTAATCGGTCCGGAAGAGTTTGAATATATGAAAGATGGGGTACGGATAATCAATTGCGCACGAGGCGGAATTATTGATGAAAAAGCGTTGTATGAAAATCTGAAATCCGGGAAAGTTGCGGGAGCTGCACTTGATGTGTATGAAGAAGAACCGCCGTTCAACAGTCCGCTACTGGAATTAGAAAATTGTATTACAACACCGCATCTCGGCGCTTCAACTGAAGAAGCGCAAGTCAATGTTGCAATTGAAATCGCCCAGCAGGTAATAGATGCGTTGAAAGGGCGAACGGTTCGCAATGCGATCAATGTTCCGGCAATAGAACCGGAAGTATTAGCGTTAGTCCAGCCGTATCTGACGTTAGGCGAAAAACTCGGGAGTTTGCAAGCGCAACTTACTGAAGGGCGAATTCAGGAACTTCGGGTTCATTTCGGCGGTGAGGTATGTAAATGCAATGTTTCCCCGATAACCACCGCTGTGCTCAAAGGAATGCTCGATCCGATTCTCAATGAAACAGTGAATTATGTTAATGCACCGTTCCTCGCAAAAGAACGCGGAATTAAAGTTATCGAAAGTAAAAGCAGTGAAGCGGAAGATTTCGCGACGTTAGTTGCGGTAACCGTTAAAACGGAATCGAAAGAAAGCACCGTGGTAGGAACATTATTCGGGAAAAATGACCCGCGTATCGTTCGTTTTGACGGATTTCATGTTGAAATGGTTCCGTTCGGATACATTGTGATTATTACGAACGAAGATATGCCAGGTGTTCTCGGGAGTGTTGGGGTTATGTTAGGGAAACATAACATTAACATTGCCGGATTAACCCTCGGTCGGAAAGAAAAAGGTGGTTTAGCGTTCACCGGATTAAATGTCGATGAGTCTGTTCCGGATAATGTGCTGAACGAAATCCGGAAACTACCGCATATCATTAGTGCGCGATTGGTTAAACTATAATCGGGTTCAATTCGGGGAATACGCGCGTTTCATAAGCGACTCTTACGATGAGTCGCTAACTCTTCTTTACAGCTTCAATGAAATTTGCTAAAAATAACCTTTTTTTCGAAAGGAACTAATGTTGTGTCTGCAATTATCTTAGTTGGCGCACAATGGGGCGACGAAGGTAAAGGAAAAATTATCGATATATTAAGTGAACAAGCGGATTTGGTTGTTCGCTATCAAGGTGGAGCGAATGCCGGGCATACCGTGGTAATTGATGACCAGATGTTCGTTCTCCATTTAGTACCCTCGGGGATACTGCATCCTGGGAAAAAATGTTTAATCGGGAACGGAGTGGTTATCGATCCGGTCGTGTTAGTTAAAGAAATTGATGATCTAACCGCGCGGGGATTAACTTTTGAAAACAACTTCTATATCAGCGAGAATGCGCATCTGATACTCCCCTATCATCGGATACTCGACCAGCTCCGTGAATCGATGAAAACCATGCGGAAAATCGGGACGACCGGTCGTGGGATCGGACCGGCGTATGCGGATAAAATGGCACGGGTTGGTATCCGAATTGCCGATTATATTGACCCGGAACAATTCAAGTCGGTGCTTGAAATCCAGCTTGCGGAAAAAAATTATCTCTTGCAACGGGTATATAACCATCCTGGATTTAAACTCGATGACATTCTCAGCGAATATCTCCCGTTAGCGGATCGGATTCGACCGTATGTTGTTGACGGGTCACTTATCGTCGAACAAGCGCTTAATAATCATGAGCATATCTTATTCGAAGGCGCTCAAGGAACGATGCTCGATGTAGATTTCGGCACGTATCCGTATGTCACTTCATCCAGTCCGATTGCTGGCGGTGCGTGTATCGGTGTCGGGATAGGTCCGACGAAAATCAACCATGTTATCGGCGTAGCGAAAGCATACTGTACCCGAGTCGGGGAAGGACCATTTCCGACGGAATTCCCGCCGGATATAGACGAAAAAATGCGGTTACGTGGGAAAGAATACGGCGCGACTACTGGCAGACCGCGCCGTTGCGGTTGGTTTGATGCTGTTGCAGTGCGTAAAGCGGTGCGGATAAATGGTATTGAAAGTTTAGCGATAACCAAACTCGATGTTCTCGATGAAACGGACGTGATTAAAGTGTGCGTTGGCTATAAAGTTAACGGGAACATTTTATCCGAATTTCCGTATAGTCTAAAAGTATTAGAACGTTGCGAACCGGTATATCAGGAATTACCAGGCTGGAACCAGCCGACGAATGGAATCACCGATTACGAACAATTACCAGCAAATGCGAAGAAATATCTCCATTGGCTTGAAGAGTATCTTAATGTGCCGATAGCTATCCTATCCGTTGGCGCTCGCCGAGACCAAACAATGATTTTACGGAATATCTTTTAAGTGTAAAATAGTATCCATCATTTGCGGTTGTTGAACGAACCCGACATTATTTCACGCTTTAATCATACGATAATAATCCACCGTAGTTGATGTGATTATATTCGTTTTTACACTTAAAACCGAATAATTAAAATTGACAAAAATAACGATATTAGAGTAAAATATTTAGCTCAAAAACTCGATTGAACTGTTATGTTGATAAGCAGCGTTTAATTTCCGTGAGCTGTTGCCCTGCTACGGCAGGGAATGTTGCGTGAATACTGAATGGGGGCCGCTAGCTCAGTGGTAGAGCACCTGCCTTTTAAGCAGGGAGTCGAAGGTTCGATCCCTTCGCGGCTCACCAGGTTTACCAGTTGTCAGTTGTTAGTTGAATACTCTCAGAAATTTCTATATATTTTAACATTTAGATTTGGGATGTTAGATTTCCCCTCATCGAGAGGTATGTCCCCATCGTCTAGCCCGGTCTAGGACATCGCTCTTTCAAGGCGGTAACGTGAGTTCAAATCTCACTGGGGACACCAACCTTATTGTGCATTCAGGTTACCCCGAGCTTAAGCTCGGGGCAATTCATTTCCTTGTAAATCCTTGTGAACCAGCTGACTAGCCCCTAGCTTTAGCTAGGGGCTAGTCAGCTCAACAAAAATGCATCGCTTCGTGGTTGTTCAACGAGGTTTGACCGCAAGAGTTCTAAATTGTTCAGGCTGATTTTTCCCTATGCTTCCTCCGTGGTTTTACAGTATAATATAGTGTCGTACAACTTCATCAGAACTTCATTTCAATCTTCTATGTCGGGTGAACCGATATTAACGAAAG
This window harbors:
- a CDS encoding alanine--glyoxylate aminotransferase family protein; amino-acid sequence: MKKRYLLTPGPVEVPPKVLLAMAQPMIHHRAPDYIPLFREVNEGLKYVFQTKNQVYTFASSGTGAMEAAVVNILSPGDNVITVQGGKFGERWTEIARAYGANPIVIDVPWGEAVSAEVIDQKLKEHPDVKAVYITLCETCTGVVTDAQAIGAVVKNYPAVLVVDAISALGSIPCKTDEWNLDIVVAGSQKALMIPPGLAFCSVSEKAWQLVETAKMPKFYWSFKAAKKNLEKDQTAFTPAISLIVGLKESLAMIKEEGLENVWARHHRLASAMRAGVVALGLELYAKVPADTVTAIKVPQGIDGKAWVKLLRDKYGLTVAGGQSQLEGKIIRIAQMGYSDTFDVTIALSALELSLSDLGFPVKLGEGIKAAESVLLQK
- the serA gene encoding phosphoglycerate dehydrogenase; the protein is MKILVSDPLSEKGLEILKSEPGIEVDVKPKMSKEELLACIGNYDALVVRSETKVTKEVIEAGKNLKLIGRAGVGLDNVDVEAASKRGIIVMNTPGGNTISTAEQTMALLLSLSRNIPQAVASLKAKKWDRKKYTGVEVNGKTLGILGLGRIGAEVAKRAQAFGMKVIANDPFIAPERAQQLGVELVKKSDLIKRADYITVHTPLTAETKSLIGPEEFEYMKDGVRIINCARGGIIDEKALYENLKSGKVAGAALDVYEEEPPFNSPLLELENCITTPHLGASTEEAQVNVAIEIAQQVIDALKGRTVRNAINVPAIEPEVLALVQPYLTLGEKLGSLQAQLTEGRIQELRVHFGGEVCKCNVSPITTAVLKGMLDPILNETVNYVNAPFLAKERGIKVIESKSSEAEDFATLVAVTVKTESKESTVVGTLFGKNDPRIVRFDGFHVEMVPFGYIVIITNEDMPGVLGSVGVMLGKHNINIAGLTLGRKEKGGLAFTGLNVDESVPDNVLNEIRKLPHIISARLVKL
- a CDS encoding adenylosuccinate synthase: MSAIILVGAQWGDEGKGKIIDILSEQADLVVRYQGGANAGHTVVIDDQMFVLHLVPSGILHPGKKCLIGNGVVIDPVVLVKEIDDLTARGLTFENNFYISENAHLILPYHRILDQLRESMKTMRKIGTTGRGIGPAYADKMARVGIRIADYIDPEQFKSVLEIQLAEKNYLLQRVYNHPGFKLDDILSEYLPLADRIRPYVVDGSLIVEQALNNHEHILFEGAQGTMLDVDFGTYPYVTSSSPIAGGACIGVGIGPTKINHVIGVAKAYCTRVGEGPFPTEFPPDIDEKMRLRGKEYGATTGRPRRCGWFDAVAVRKAVRINGIESLAITKLDVLDETDVIKVCVGYKVNGNILSEFPYSLKVLERCEPVYQELPGWNQPTNGITDYEQLPANAKKYLHWLEEYLNVPIAILSVGARRDQTMILRNIF